In Deltaproteobacteria bacterium, a single genomic region encodes these proteins:
- the ribD gene encoding bifunctional diaminohydroxyphosphoribosylaminopyrimidine deaminase/5-amino-6-(5-phosphoribosylamino)uracil reductase RibD produces the protein MRQALRLARRGLGRTSPNPPVGALVVRGGSVVGRGFHARAGQAHAEVVALRQAAGRARGATLYVTLEPCAHLGRTPPCTEAITAAGIARVVFGARDPNPQVEGDGAGRLRRAGIAVVAGVAQADCDDLISAFRKHVTTGLPLVTLKLAASLDGRIATCTGDSKWITGEAARAIAHRLRDQHDAVLVGVETVIRDDPALTCRLPGGRDPLRVVLDRRLRISETARVLTNTGPAATVVATALAGGAKWRRLQVRGVQLVRVPAVRGGVSLRQVLAWLGRAGVSAVLIEGGAAVAASALKARLVDRMVLFYAPKLIGGDGRPMLDALGVRAMREAWELGAVRVRRVGADFMVTACPLPRDGKRQSRSWR, from the coding sequence ATGCGCCAGGCACTGCGGCTGGCGCGCCGCGGGCTCGGGCGCACCAGTCCCAACCCTCCGGTGGGCGCGCTGGTGGTGCGCGGCGGCAGCGTCGTCGGCCGCGGCTTTCACGCGCGCGCGGGCCAAGCGCACGCGGAAGTGGTCGCGCTCCGGCAAGCGGCCGGGCGCGCACGCGGGGCCACACTGTACGTGACGCTGGAGCCCTGCGCCCACCTCGGCCGCACGCCGCCGTGCACCGAGGCGATCACGGCCGCGGGCATCGCGCGGGTCGTGTTTGGCGCGCGCGACCCCAACCCGCAAGTCGAGGGTGACGGCGCCGGTAGGCTGCGGCGCGCCGGCATCGCGGTGGTGGCCGGGGTGGCACAGGCGGACTGCGACGACTTGATCTCGGCCTTCCGTAAACACGTCACCACCGGTCTGCCCCTGGTGACGCTCAAACTCGCCGCCTCGCTCGATGGTCGGATCGCGACCTGCACGGGTGACTCGAAGTGGATCACCGGCGAGGCCGCCCGCGCCATCGCCCACCGCCTGCGCGATCAGCACGACGCCGTGCTGGTGGGAGTAGAGACGGTCATTCGCGATGATCCGGCGCTGACCTGCCGGTTGCCGGGCGGGCGCGATCCGCTGCGCGTCGTGCTCGACCGCCGGCTGCGGATTTCCGAAACCGCCCGGGTGCTGACAAACACAGGCCCAGCAGCTACTGTGGTGGCCACCGCGCTGGCCGGCGGGGCGAAATGGCGCCGGCTACAGGTGCGGGGGGTGCAACTGGTGCGAGTGCCGGCGGTGCGAGGTGGCGTCTCGCTCAGGCAGGTGTTGGCGTGGTTGGGGCGGGCCGGGGTGAGCGCGGTTCTAATCGAAGGAGGCGCGGCGGTGGCGGCCAGCGCGCTCAAGGCCAGATTGGTGGATCGTATGGTGTTGTTTTACGCTCCTAAGCTGATCGGCGGCGACGGCCGGCCGATGCTCGATGCGCTGGGCGTGCGTGCCATGCGCGAAGCGTGGGAGCTGGGGGCGGTGCGCGTGCGGCGGGTTGGCGCCGATTTCATGGTCACCGCCTGCCCACTGCCGCGGGATGGCAAGCGCCAGAGCAGAAGCTGGCGGTGA
- the ribA gene encoding GTP cyclohydrolase II translates to MTFSSISAALEDVRRGQPVIVVAGEGDEADLCVAAELITPESVNFMATHGRGLVCVGLTAERMRQLGIPLMVPDAPAGKARPFGVSIEARQGVTTGISASDRAATIRVTARVDAGPDDLVMPGHIFPIQVRTGGVLVRAALPEAAADLARLAGLQPAAALCAVLCDDGTLAQAEDLAALAQLFELKIVHIVDLVAHRLRTESLVHRVAEARIEAAVGGSFRAVAYRSDVDRDEHIALVKGTLRATDQVSVRIHSQCLTGDVFGSERCDCGDQLKKAMEMIAAAGKGVLVYMDQEGRGIGLANKIRAYALQDQGRDTVEANLELGFKDDSRDYGIAAQILRDLGVHRVGLITNNPKKLHGLRAYGIDVVERMPIEIPPHPGNVRYLRTKQEKLGHLLSDFHVLT, encoded by the coding sequence ATGACGTTCAGTTCCATTTCGGCGGCGCTGGAAGACGTCCGGCGCGGCCAGCCGGTGATCGTGGTCGCCGGCGAGGGCGACGAGGCTGACCTGTGCGTGGCGGCCGAGTTGATCACGCCCGAGAGCGTGAACTTCATGGCCACGCACGGGCGCGGCTTGGTGTGCGTTGGCCTGACCGCCGAGCGCATGCGCCAACTGGGCATCCCGCTGATGGTGCCGGATGCGCCGGCCGGCAAGGCGCGCCCGTTCGGTGTCTCGATCGAAGCGCGCCAAGGCGTCACCACCGGCATCTCCGCCAGTGATCGTGCAGCCACCATCAGGGTCACCGCGCGCGTGGATGCGGGGCCCGACGACCTCGTCATGCCCGGGCACATCTTCCCCATCCAGGTGCGCACCGGCGGGGTGCTGGTGCGGGCGGCGCTGCCGGAAGCAGCGGCGGACTTGGCGCGCCTGGCCGGTCTCCAGCCGGCGGCCGCGCTGTGCGCCGTCTTGTGCGACGACGGCACCTTGGCCCAGGCGGAAGACCTCGCCGCGCTGGCGCAGCTGTTCGAGCTCAAGATCGTTCACATCGTGGATCTGGTGGCCCACCGGCTGCGCACCGAATCGCTGGTGCATCGCGTCGCCGAGGCCCGCATCGAGGCCGCCGTCGGCGGGAGCTTTCGTGCCGTCGCCTATCGCAGCGACGTCGACCGCGACGAGCACATCGCGCTGGTGAAGGGAACGCTGCGCGCCACCGATCAAGTGTCGGTGCGGATTCACTCGCAGTGTCTGACGGGCGACGTCTTCGGCTCCGAGCGCTGCGACTGCGGCGATCAGCTCAAGAAGGCGATGGAAATGATCGCCGCGGCCGGCAAGGGCGTGCTGGTTTACATGGATCAGGAGGGCCGCGGCATCGGCCTGGCCAACAAGATCCGCGCCTATGCCCTGCAAGACCAGGGGCGCGACACGGTCGAGGCGAATCTGGAGTTGGGCTTCAAGGACGACAGCCGCGATTACGGCATCGCCGCACAAATCCTGCGTGACCTCGGCGTGCACCGCGTCGGCCTGATCACCAACAACCCCAAGAAGCTGCACGGCCTGCGCGCCTACGGCATCGATGTGGTGGAGCGGATGCCGATCGAGATCCCGCCGCATCCGGGCAACGTTCGCTACCTGCGCACCAAGCAGGAGAAGCTCGGCCACCTATTGAGCGATTTCCACGTGCTAACCTAG
- the nrdR gene encoding transcriptional repressor NrdR yields MKCPFCADLENRVIDSRLSKDGAVIRRRRECDKCQRRFTTYERVEEMLPLVVKRDGSREEFDRSKIVNGLKRACEKRPVGITVIEQIADRIERSLSERGEKEVPSTVIGEAVMRELHKLDQVAYVRFASVYRSFKDAGEFMRELQDLIKERAGGPPRKRRSRAT; encoded by the coding sequence ATGAAATGCCCGTTCTGCGCCGACCTGGAGAACCGGGTCATCGATTCGCGCCTGAGCAAGGACGGCGCGGTGATCCGCCGCCGCCGCGAGTGCGACAAGTGCCAGCGTCGCTTCACCACCTACGAGCGGGTGGAAGAAATGCTGCCGCTGGTGGTCAAACGCGACGGCAGCCGTGAGGAGTTCGATCGCAGCAAGATCGTCAACGGCCTCAAGCGCGCGTGCGAGAAGCGCCCGGTCGGCATCACGGTAATCGAGCAGATCGCCGATCGCATCGAGCGCAGTCTCTCGGAGCGCGGTGAGAAGGAAGTGCCGAGCACCGTCATCGGCGAGGCGGTGATGCGCGAGCTGCACAAACTCGATCAAGTGGCCTACGTGCGCTTTGCCTCGGTGTACCGCTCGTTCAAGGACGCCGGCGAGTTCATGCGCGAGCTACAAGATTTGATCAAGGAGCGCGCCGGCGGCCCGCCGCGCAAGCGCCGTTCGCGGGCAACGTAA